A stretch of the Pan troglodytes isolate AG18354 chromosome 20, NHGRI_mPanTro3-v2.0_pri, whole genome shotgun sequence genome encodes the following:
- the SDHAF1 gene encoding succinate dehydrogenase assembly factor 1, mitochondrial, translated as MSRHSRLQRQVLSLYRDLLRAGRGKPGAEARVRAEFRQHAGLPRSDVLRIEYLYRRGRRQLQLLRSGHATAMGAFVRPRAPTEEPGGVGSQPDDGDSPRNPHDSTGAPETRPDGQ; from the coding sequence ATGAGCCGGCACAGCCGGCTGCAGAGGCAGGTTCTGAGCCTGTACCGCGATCTGCTGCGCGCCGGGCGTGGGAAGCCGGGCGCCGAGGCGCGAGTGCGGGCAGAGTTCCGGCAGCACGCGGGCCTGCCGCGCTCCGACGTGCTGCGCATCGAGTACCTGTACCGCCGCGGGCGGCGCCAGCTGCAGCTGCTACGCTCGGGCCACGCCACCGCCATGGGCGCCTTCGTACGCCCGCGGGCCCCGACCGAGGAGCCTGGCGGCGTGGGTTCCCAGCCTGACGACGGCGACAGTCCAAGGAACCCCCACGACAGCACGGGGGCACCGGAGACCCGGCCCGACGGACAGTGA